From a region of the Geothrix sp. 21YS21S-2 genome:
- a CDS encoding SRPBCC domain-containing protein, with product MLRALLPAFTLILHLAAADVSPLVVEGIIEAPVSEVWKVFSTPEGYKLLGPAQCDMDFRVGGLIRSCYSATATLGDPSTIQNRILSFEPGRMVSFRIDRPPQGFPFPNAWQGVWTVATLTDLGGRTGLRLAMMGYAADEESQRMREFFKSGNAWTLKKLQQHFK from the coding sequence ATGCTGCGCGCCCTCCTCCCCGCCTTCACCCTCATCCTCCACCTTGCCGCCGCCGACGTCTCCCCCCTGGTCGTCGAGGGGATCATCGAAGCACCGGTGTCCGAGGTGTGGAAGGTCTTCTCCACCCCCGAAGGCTACAAGCTCCTGGGCCCGGCCCAGTGCGACATGGACTTCCGCGTGGGCGGCCTCATCCGCTCCTGCTACAGCGCCACCGCCACCCTGGGCGACCCGTCCACGATCCAGAACCGCATCCTCTCCTTCGAGCCGGGGCGCATGGTCTCGTTCCGCATCGACCGGCCCCCGCAGGGCTTCCCGTTCCCGAACGCCTGGCAGGGGGTGTGGACCGTGGCGACCCTCACCGACCTGGGCGGGCGCACCGGGCTGCGGCTGGCCATGATGGGCTACGCCGCCGACGAGGAGTCCCAGCGCATGCGGGAGTTCTTCAAGTCCGGCAACGCCTGGACGCTCAAGAAGCTCCAGCAGCATTTCAAGTAG
- the purD gene encoding phosphoribosylamine--glycine ligase — translation MKILLIGSGGREHAMAMKLKSGPDPVELYAAPGSDALAGLGTCLPFAVEDVSGIAAWCALNRPGLVVVGPEVPLVAGLADAVRGEGVPVFGHDAATARLEGSKAFAKDFMVRHGIPCAASMTFTALEPAEAAIRAWSLGLPIVLKADGLAAGKGVVLAGSREEALATVRAFMAGQFGEASRKVVLEAPLVGMELSLHVLVDVDADHAAYAVLPPCQDHKRIFDGDQGPNTGGMGAFGPIPFLSPADLERLRRDLVEPTVAGLRKDGLRARGVLFLGVMWTARGPELLEYNVRFGDPETQVLMELLDEDLASLLLEVAEGRLRRDSVKLRPGCAIAVVLAAGGYPEGAEKDVPIALGAPEGVKVVHAGTRKTQEGWVTSGGRVLNLVTTAADLEAARAKVEGAVADVHWPGMQRRRDIGLRALNHAAAGRTVADPFL, via the coding sequence ATGAAGATCCTGCTCATCGGCTCCGGCGGCCGGGAACATGCCATGGCCATGAAGCTGAAGTCCGGTCCTGATCCCGTGGAGCTCTACGCCGCGCCGGGCAGCGATGCCCTGGCCGGGCTCGGCACCTGCCTCCCCTTCGCGGTGGAGGACGTCTCCGGCATCGCCGCCTGGTGCGCCCTCAACCGCCCCGGGCTGGTGGTGGTGGGACCGGAAGTCCCGCTGGTGGCGGGGCTGGCCGATGCGGTGCGCGGGGAGGGCGTGCCCGTCTTCGGCCATGACGCGGCCACCGCGCGCCTGGAGGGGAGCAAGGCCTTCGCCAAGGACTTCATGGTCCGCCACGGCATCCCCTGCGCGGCGAGCATGACGTTCACGGCCCTGGAACCCGCCGAGGCGGCCATCCGCGCGTGGAGCCTGGGCCTGCCCATCGTCCTGAAGGCCGACGGCCTCGCCGCGGGCAAGGGCGTGGTGCTGGCCGGGAGCCGCGAGGAGGCCCTGGCCACCGTGCGCGCCTTCATGGCCGGCCAGTTCGGCGAGGCCTCGCGCAAGGTCGTGCTGGAGGCGCCGCTGGTGGGCATGGAACTCTCCCTCCACGTGCTGGTGGACGTGGACGCCGATCACGCCGCCTACGCCGTCCTCCCCCCCTGCCAGGACCACAAGCGCATCTTCGACGGGGACCAGGGCCCCAACACCGGCGGCATGGGCGCCTTCGGACCCATCCCCTTCCTCTCCCCCGCCGACCTGGAGCGGCTGCGCCGGGACCTGGTGGAACCCACCGTGGCCGGCCTGCGCAAGGACGGCCTGCGGGCCCGGGGCGTGCTCTTCCTGGGCGTCATGTGGACGGCCCGGGGACCCGAGCTCCTGGAATACAACGTCCGCTTCGGCGACCCCGAGACCCAGGTGCTCATGGAACTCCTCGACGAGGACCTCGCGTCCCTCCTGCTGGAGGTGGCCGAGGGCCGCCTGCGCCGCGATTCCGTGAAGCTCCGCCCCGGCTGCGCCATCGCCGTGGTCCTGGCCGCCGGCGGCTACCCCGAGGGCGCCGAGAAGGACGTCCCCATCGCCCTGGGCGCCCCCGAGGGCGTCAAGGTGGTCCACGCCGGCACCCGGAAGACCCAGGAAGGCTGGGTGACCAGCGGCGGGCGCGTGCTGAACCTGGTGACGACCGCCGCCGACCTGGAGGCCGCACGGGCCAAGGTGGAGGGGGCCGTGGCCGACGTGCACTGGCCCGGCATGCAGAGGCGGCGCGACATCGGGCTGCGGGCGCTGAACCACGCGGCGGCGGGGCGGACGGTGGCGGATCCATTCCTGTAG
- the ruvA gene encoding Holliday junction branch migration protein RuvA — MIGRLRGLLIHKSLNSAMVECGGVGYLCSISLGTFGLLPEEGQEAILHVETLLRENDLSLLGFATREEKQLYRLLVKVDGVGPKLALAALGALPLADLVQAIRARDVRALTRIPGVGKKTAEKLCFELSEKLGGMGGLDGLAGGGAPRDAWEADLASALTNLGFREDAVLPIVKGLAADRPPLPEALRLALKGLQR, encoded by the coding sequence ATGATCGGACGACTGCGCGGCCTGCTTATCCATAAGAGCCTCAACTCCGCCATGGTGGAATGCGGGGGCGTCGGCTACCTCTGCTCCATTTCCCTGGGCACCTTCGGCCTGCTGCCGGAGGAGGGCCAGGAGGCCATCCTCCACGTGGAGACCCTGCTCCGGGAGAACGACCTGAGCCTCCTGGGCTTCGCCACCAGGGAGGAGAAGCAGCTGTACCGCCTGCTGGTCAAGGTGGACGGCGTGGGCCCCAAGCTCGCCCTGGCGGCCCTGGGGGCCCTGCCCCTGGCGGACCTGGTGCAGGCCATCCGGGCCCGGGACGTCAGGGCCCTCACCCGCATCCCGGGCGTCGGCAAGAAGACCGCCGAGAAGCTCTGCTTCGAGCTGTCGGAGAAGCTGGGCGGCATGGGAGGGCTGGACGGGCTGGCCGGGGGCGGAGCCCCCCGGGACGCCTGGGAGGCCGACCTGGCTTCGGCCCTCACGAACCTCGGGTTCCGGGAGGACGCCGTCCTCCCCATCGTCAAGGGCCTCGCCGCGGACCGCCCCCCCCTGCCCGAAGCCCTGCGCCTCGCCCTCAAGGGACTCCAGCGATGA
- a CDS encoding NAD(P)-dependent oxidoreductase, with translation MSVRILSTSALAGPSLQGLGARFPELSIAPFRSIAWKMSLANAEALVVLLTEALSEADLDYAPKLKVIGTCSAGVSHLPVEACARRGIAIVNTAGVLADPTADLALALLLALTRRLKDGEALVRSGTWKGWAMDQVLGTGVAGKVCAILGTGPVGKAFARRVFALGMKPVFWDRESKGTPVDFGAGIARRLPLSDLLPRASVLSIHCPLTADTRGLLTRPILQLLPKGAFIINTARGGILDEDAAIQMLHQGFLGGVGMDVYEDEPNINPAWLKAPRAVLLPHLGSATLDTREAMSRVLCDGIAETLEGKLG, from the coding sequence ATGAGCGTCCGGATCCTCTCCACCTCGGCGCTGGCGGGTCCGTCCCTCCAGGGCCTGGGCGCGAGGTTTCCGGAGCTGTCCATCGCCCCCTTCCGCTCCATCGCCTGGAAGATGAGCCTGGCCAACGCCGAGGCCCTGGTGGTGCTGCTCACCGAGGCCCTGTCGGAGGCCGACCTGGACTACGCCCCCAAGCTGAAGGTCATCGGCACCTGCTCGGCGGGCGTGAGCCACCTGCCCGTCGAGGCCTGCGCCCGCCGGGGCATCGCCATCGTGAATACCGCGGGCGTCCTCGCGGACCCCACCGCCGACCTGGCCCTGGCCCTGCTCCTGGCCCTGACCCGGCGGCTCAAGGACGGCGAGGCCCTGGTCCGTTCCGGCACCTGGAAGGGCTGGGCCATGGACCAGGTCCTGGGAACGGGGGTGGCCGGGAAGGTCTGCGCCATCCTGGGCACCGGGCCCGTGGGCAAGGCCTTCGCCCGCAGGGTCTTCGCCCTGGGCATGAAGCCCGTGTTCTGGGACCGCGAGAGCAAGGGGACCCCTGTGGACTTCGGCGCGGGCATCGCCCGGCGCCTTCCGCTCTCGGACCTCCTGCCCCGGGCCTCGGTCCTGAGCATCCACTGCCCCCTCACGGCCGACACCCGGGGGCTGCTCACCCGCCCCATCCTGCAGCTCCTGCCCAAGGGGGCCTTCATCATCAACACGGCCCGGGGCGGCATCCTGGACGAGGACGCCGCCATCCAGATGCTCCACCAGGGGTTCCTGGGCGGGGTCGGCATGGATGTGTACGAGGATGAACCGAATATTAATCCCGCATGGCTGAAGGCTCCCCGCGCGGTCCTCCTACCACATCTGGGAAGTGCCACCCTGGACACACGGGAGGCCATGTCCCGGGTTCTTTGCGATGGCATCGCCGAGACCCTGGAGGGTAAGCTTGGGTGA
- a CDS encoding tetratricopeptide repeat protein — MPRQWLRLLDPEIHELRQADGKSLAGSLTYGRALNGRSLHEEAQAVLDKALALDRGDGDLWFERIMAQGDHGTLEDLEELHSQLASIRAEHPQDAAVLRNMGFVRILQQRSDEAEKLLRQALSANGADPKALELMGLLCIQRENPQEAKTWLLKALSLQPRDPRSLRLLGITCMDLGDSKSAEVQFMAALEHDPDYFWGWHSLGELLLKRGELEEGLRCIHRARCIQPREPASYFILAELFSEQGHMELAQGELHQLTSMTAPTEVLSEAYAMLGEIRRDLGDTEGATCYFSLATETDPEAADPWAALGDMARSECHWEEALRCYQEALARRPGAADLLVQTGYAHLHLGLPQEAEGLFLSALEADPGEYSAYLGLSECYRNLQRPEDQLSMVRLAMELAPEDPDVWNARGVALEVAGRAKDATEAYEHALGLDPMHRKAANNLGFLLEKRMQAGETDLHSRAMEAWKRRLLICRDEGQSLKMATEHLVKLGVAEDTIRRWLERDPALGS; from the coding sequence ATGCCCCGTCAATGGCTCCGGCTGCTGGACCCTGAAATCCACGAACTGCGACAGGCCGACGGCAAGTCCCTTGCCGGAAGCCTGACCTATGGCCGCGCCCTCAACGGGCGCAGCCTCCACGAGGAGGCCCAGGCGGTCCTCGACAAGGCGCTGGCCCTGGACCGGGGCGACGGTGACCTGTGGTTCGAGCGCATCATGGCCCAGGGCGACCACGGCACGCTCGAGGACCTGGAGGAGCTCCACTCCCAGCTGGCCAGCATCCGCGCCGAGCATCCCCAGGACGCGGCCGTGCTGCGCAACATGGGCTTCGTGCGGATCCTGCAGCAGCGCTCCGACGAGGCCGAGAAGCTCCTGCGCCAAGCCCTCTCGGCCAACGGCGCCGACCCCAAGGCCCTGGAGCTCATGGGCCTGCTGTGCATCCAGCGGGAGAACCCCCAGGAGGCCAAGACCTGGCTCCTGAAGGCCCTCAGCCTCCAGCCCCGGGACCCCCGCTCCCTTCGCCTCCTGGGCATCACCTGCATGGACCTGGGGGATTCCAAGTCCGCCGAGGTCCAGTTCATGGCCGCCCTGGAGCACGATCCCGACTACTTCTGGGGCTGGCACAGCCTGGGCGAGCTGCTCCTAAAGCGGGGCGAGCTGGAGGAGGGCCTGCGGTGCATCCACCGGGCCCGCTGCATCCAGCCCAGGGAACCCGCCAGCTACTTCATCCTCGCCGAGCTCTTCTCCGAGCAGGGCCACATGGAGCTGGCCCAGGGCGAACTGCACCAGCTCACGTCCATGACCGCCCCCACCGAGGTGCTCTCCGAGGCCTACGCCATGCTGGGCGAGATCCGGCGGGACCTGGGGGACACGGAGGGGGCCACCTGCTACTTCTCCCTGGCCACCGAGACGGACCCCGAGGCCGCCGACCCCTGGGCGGCCCTGGGCGACATGGCCCGGTCGGAATGCCACTGGGAGGAGGCCCTGCGCTGCTACCAGGAGGCCCTGGCCCGGCGCCCCGGCGCCGCCGACCTGCTGGTCCAGACCGGCTACGCGCACCTGCACCTGGGCCTGCCCCAGGAGGCCGAGGGGCTCTTCCTGTCCGCCCTGGAGGCGGACCCCGGCGAATACAGCGCCTACCTGGGCCTGTCGGAATGCTACCGGAACCTCCAGCGCCCCGAGGACCAGCTCTCCATGGTGCGCCTGGCCATGGAACTGGCCCCCGAGGACCCCGACGTGTGGAACGCCCGCGGCGTCGCCCTGGAAGTGGCAGGCAGGGCCAAGGACGCCACGGAGGCCTACGAGCACGCCCTGGGCCTCGACCCCATGCACCGCAAGGCCGCCAACAACCTGGGCTTCCTGCTGGAGAAGCGCATGCAGGCCGGCGAGACCGACCTGCACAGCCGCGCCATGGAGGCCTGGAAGCGCCGGCTCCTCATCTGCAGGGACGAGGGCCAGAGCTTGAAGATGGCAACGGAACACCTGGTCAAGCTGGGGGTCGCGGAAGACACCATCCGGCGATGGCTTGAGCGTGACCCGGCCCTCGGTTCCTGA
- the secG gene encoding preprotein translocase subunit SecG translates to MNGLLLTLHVIVSLLLIGVILLQPGSKGGGLGATFGGGGANSAFGARGAAPFLAKFTYYLAAGFMVTSLVIEVLIVKANRSVLDRAAAVKTAPVKPAPAIPVPALPAAPAKK, encoded by the coding sequence ATGAACGGATTGCTGTTGACCTTGCACGTGATCGTGAGCCTTCTGCTCATCGGAGTCATCCTGCTCCAGCCCGGATCCAAGGGCGGCGGGCTGGGTGCCACCTTCGGCGGCGGCGGCGCGAATTCCGCCTTCGGAGCCCGGGGCGCGGCGCCCTTCCTTGCCAAGTTCACGTACTACCTCGCGGCGGGTTTCATGGTCACCTCCCTGGTGATCGAAGTCCTCATCGTCAAGGCGAACCGGTCCGTCCTGGACCGCGCCGCGGCCGTGAAGACCGCGCCCGTCAAGCCCGCGCCCGCGATTCCCGTGCCCGCGCTTCCGGCGGCGCCCGCCAAAAAGTGA